The nucleotide window TGGCCTCCTTTCAATTTGCCGCCCGCCGTCCCGATGAGCACCACGGGGATGCCCTGGGAGATGTCGTGCATGCTGCCTTCGCACATGTCGCTGGCCGCTACGATCACGCTGTTGTCGAGCAGGCTGCCCGATCCCTCTTTCACGGCTTCGAGCGCCAGGGCCAGATGGGCGATTTGGCTCACATACCAGGTGTCAATCTTCACCTTCTTCGCATAACCGCCGGGCCCCTCGTGGGCGATGTTGTGCACGTCCCCGCTCACGCCCGCGTACGGCATGGTGGTGGGATCACTGCCGGTGTTGGCGCCGAAGGTGAACGACACCGTGCGGGTCACGTCACAGCGCAACGCCATGGCGATGAGGTCCATGAACGCCTTGACCCGCGCCGGGTAGTCACCAGGATTGCCTAGCGAGGGCGTCTCGCAGACCGGCTGCGCGGCTTGCGCCTCGAGCTGTTTTTTCAAGGTCGAGACGCTGTCGAGGTGCGCGTCGATCTGAAGCTTGTCCTCTGCGCCCAGGCGGTTTTTGAAGGCCTTGAGATCTTCGTTCACGACGTCCAGCACTCGGCTGCGTCGGGCGCGCGTAAGGTCGAACGCATCCGGCTGTGAAGGGCTGGCTTTGCCATCGCCGAACAGCTTCGTGAAGAGGCGCTTGGGATCGGATTCGCCCGCGTTGCGCTGATCGTTGCCGCGGTAGCTCGTGGATTCACCCCCCGCGGCCACGATGGTCATCAGCGGCTCTGGCAGGTTCACGGTTTTTGCGAAGCTGTTCGCCACCACGTGGTCGAGCGAGGGGCCCGTGGCCGTGGCCGATTGTCCGGTGCTGCCGCCCACGTTGCGGTACGTGCCCGTGAACAAGGAGGGGTACGAAAAATGCCCGTCCCACTGGCGCCTGTCGTCCATCATCACTTGCACGTCGAGGCCTGCGATCAAGGACACCTTCGCCTTGACGGGCGCCAGGGGGGCCAGGATCGGCCGCGAGGTCGGGTCGGTGTTGCCCGCATAAAACTCGGGTTGAGCCACGCCGTTCGGCCAAGCGATCGTGATGAGACGCTGGATGCGGCCGCCCTGCGCGCGGGCGCGTTCGTCGAGCAACATCGGTACAAAGGCTGCGCCCACGCCGGTCTGCGCAAGGAAGGCCCGCCGGGAGAACTTGAGCTTGGTTTTCGAGGAGCGAATGAGTGGCATGGGCAACCTCAAGGCGTGGGTTTGCGGAAACGGAAGGGCTTGGACAGCGCGATCTGCTCCATCAGGGCAGGGATCCGGGCGTCGTCGCCCGTAAAGCGCGCGACGACGCCTGCCAAAGCGGCCTCGTCGGCCTCTGTTTCATTCCGGCGCAGGCCGAAGCGGAAGAGTTGACGGGCGAAGCAGTCCTCGCCGGCTTTGCTGCGCCCCAGGGCTTCCAAGAAGGGAAGCGCGCTTTCGAAAGGCTGGGGCTCACCGTCGAGGTTCACGGTGGCCGTGGCGTCCACGGGCTGGTTGGCGTCTTGCGTGCGGTACTGTCCGATGCCGTCGTAGTGCTCGAAGAGAAAGCCGAGCGGGTCGAGAATGCCGTGACAGGTGGTGGCACAGGGATTGGTGGCGTGGTCGGCAAAGCGCTCACGGGTGGTGCCACCCGTATCGGCCGAGCGCGCCTCGGGCACGTTCGGGGGGGTCATGGGAAGGTGCCCGCAGAGCGCCTTGGCAAACACCGCGTGCCCGCGGCGCACGGGGTGGGAGCCATCGCTTGCGCCATTGAGGGCCAAAAACGCGGCGCGTGTGAAGAGACCCCGCCGCTGGCCTGGGTCGAGCTCGAGGGAACCCGCCTGGGCGGCTCCGTAGAGCGGGCGGGTGCGGTCTTCGAGAAAAGCTTTGCGGCTTCCGTAAAGCTCGGTGAGATGCCCCCCGGTGTCGAACGCAGCGTGCTCGGCGAAGCGGGCGGTCTCGTCCACCACGGCCGCGAGCGTCTGCGCGGACCATGCGGGGTAGATGCTGGCCTGTTTGTCACGGGTGGGCAGCAGATCGAAGTCGAGCCAGTCCGCCACGAATCCGGAGAACTGGGAACGCGCCTTGGGTGACTCCAGCATACGCTTGACCTGGGTTTGCAGGCCCGCGTCGGTGGCCAGATTGCCCTCGGCGGCCGCAGTGAGCAGCTCGTCGTCGGGCATCGAGCCCCACAGAAAGTAGGATAGCCGCGAAGCCAGATGGTAGGGCCCGAGGGGCGTGAGTTCGCCGGCCGCCTGGCTCACGTCCTCTTCTTCCCAGTGGTAAAGGAAGTGCGGCGATTGAAGCACGGCTTCGATGACGACCGCGACCGACTCGTGGAAGCTGAGCGTCCAGGTGGCCCGCGCCGTTTCGTAAAGCGCGGCGAAGCGCCCGGCCTCCTCGGGGCTCACGGGGCGGCGGAAGGCACGGCGGCCGAAGGTCTCGATGAAGGTGCGGGCACAGGAGGTCTCCGCGCCCGTCTGGGGCTGGCAGGGCAAAAGGCTCGCCATTTTCCCGGCGGCCTCTTTGGCCAGGCTCTCGGCCGCGTCGCGGAACAAGGTGGTGTCGTGGGTCGACACGACGCCGGGGCGTGCGAAGGCGAACGTCTGGTCCCGGTCGCTCGCGAACGTGGCGCCGGGGCGCTGGGCGGTGCCCAAAAGATCGCGGACCGTGTTGTCGTATTCGGCACGGGTGAGCCTGAAAAGCTGCAGGGGCTCGGCGCTGGGGGTGGGGCTCGCGCCGCCGCCACGACCCGTCCCGGGCGGCGTGCCGTCTCCGCCGGCGCCCGGGTTGGCCCGACCGCCCCCTCCGCCGCCGCCCAGAGGGGCCCCTCCGGTAGGTGACTCGTCGGTGGCCCCGTCACCCTCATCCACGCCCGAGCTGATGGAGCCCGAACACCCTGCCGGAAACGTGGCGGCGAGACAGGCCCAGGTGACGAGGTAGCCCGGGTGTCGCGGGCCCGAAATTGAACGGGGAGACCATCGCAGGCGTGGTTCGAACTTCATCCAGACGTTCCCTCGAGGGTGGGGCGGTGGGCCCGCAGGCCCGAAAACACAACCGACCTCTCTCAAATGTAGGGTCCTGCGAAGGATCTTCACGGGCTTTGCACGAATGATTGCGTTTGCCGTCCGGGCCGTGTGTCGGTGCGGGACCGCCCGCCCCGGGGGCGCCTCGGTCCCTTGCGGGTTGCATGGCCGCGGGGACGGGGGGAAAGTGACCGCCCCATGTCCAACGGCCCCGCCGCCCCCGTGCCGCCTTCCTCGGCCGTACGGGCCTTTTTCTTCCTGTCCGGACCCGTGGCGGGGCTACTGGCCGCTGGCATGGCGCATCGCGCAGGGCTTTCCTCGGCGGCCGTGGTCACCGCGGGCGTGACGGCACTGTGTGCCGCCTGGTGGATCTTCGAGCCTCTGCCTCTTGCCGCCACCTCGCTCCTGCCTTTCGTGGTGTTTCCAGCCGCCGGCGTGCTCTCCCACGAGCAGGTGGCGGCGGCCTACGGGCACACGCTCGTGCTGCTCTTTCTCGGTGGGTTTCTGCTCTCGGCGGGTATGGAACGTTCGGGGGCCCACGAACGCGTGGCGATGCTCATGGTCCGTGCGGTGGGGGGAGGGGGCCGGCGTTTGGTGTTGGGGTTCATGGTGGCGGCCGCGGCCACCAGTATGTGGATCTCCAATACGGCCACGACGTTGATGCTCCTGCCCATGGCGGCCGCGGCGGCGGCGCGCGTGGGCGATCCAGGCGTGTCGCGGGCTCTCATGTTGGGCATTGCTTACGCCTCCAGCATCGGGGGGCTGGGCACGCCCATCGGCTCGCCCCCCAACATCGTTTTCATGGCGATTTACAACGCCCAGTCGGGCGCCACGTTCAGCTTTGTCGACTGGATGAGGGTGGGCGTGCCCGTGGTGTTGGTGTTTACGCCGCTCGCCTGGTGGTGGCTCACCCGTCACGTGGGCCCCGTGCCCGTTGTGCCTCCCCCGCGCCCGGGCGCCTGGTCGGTGGGGCAAAAGCGGGTGCTCGGGGTGTTCGTCGCGGCCGCCGTTTTGTGGATCACCCGCACCTCCCCGGCCGGGGGCTGGAACGGGTGGCTCGAGGTCCTGTTTGCGTACCAAGGCAAAGGGGAGCTCGTGGGTGACAGCACGGTGGCGCTCGCCGGGGCGTTCGTGCTGTTTCTCATCCCGGACGGCCAGGGCGCCCGGCTTTTGGACTGGCCCACGGCCGAGCGGATCCCCTGGGGCATTCTCTTGCTCTTCGGCGGGGGCATCGCGATTGCACAAGCCTTCTCGGCCTCCGGGCTCTCGGCCGCCCTGGGGGGCGCGCTCGACGGCCTGACCCGTCTGCCCCCCCTGGTGATGATCGCAGGCGTCTGTCTGGTGGTGACCTTCCTCACCGAGGTCACCAGCAACACCGCCACCGCGAACGTCATCATGCCGATCCTCATGGCCGCGGCGCTTGCGGCCGACGTGAAGGCCCCCTTGCTCATGGTGCCCGCGGCGCTTTCGTGTAGCTGCGCCTTCATGCTGCCCGTAGCCACGCCCCCGAACGCCGTGGTGTTCGGGGCTGGTTACGTGACCGTCAAAGACATGGCGCGCGCGGGCCTCGTGCTGAACCTCATGGGGGTGGTGCTGATCTCGCTCCTCTCCTGGCTCCTGCTCTAATCTTAATCACAGGAAGAGATCGGGCAGGAGGTCCGCCGTGGGGTCCACCGCGTAGGACGCGAAGTCGTCGACGCCTGCCTCGCGCAACACGTCCTCGTCGATGAAGAAGTTGCCCGTGCAGGTGCGACCCTCGCGCAGGAAAATCGCGTGAGCGGCGTCGGCCACGATGGCTGGATGCCGCGAGCCCTTGATCGCCTCGTCGCCCCCCAGCAGGTTGCGCACGGCCGCGGTGGCGATCGTGGTGCGCGGCCACAGAGCGTTGACGCCGATGCCTCGGGCCCGGAACTCCTCTGCGAAGCCCAGCACGCACAGGCTCATGCCGAACTTCGACAGGGAGTACGCCACGTGGGGGCCGAAGTGACGGGGTTCGAGGTGAAGCGGGGGCGACATCATCAGGACGTGGGGGTTCTCGGCGCGCGCCAGGTGAGGCAAGCAGGCCTGGGTGCACGCGTAGGTGCCGCGCACGTTGATCGTATGCATCAGGTCGAAGCGCTTGAGCGGTGTTTCGGGGGTGCGGCCGAGGGAGATGGCGCTGGCGTTGTTCACCAGAATGTCGATGCCGCCAAAGGTGTCCACGGCCGCCTTCACGGCGGACGCAATCTGGGCCTCGTCTCGTACGTCCAGGATCACGGGCAGGGCGTGTCCGCCGGCGGCCTCGATCGCGGCGGCGGCGGTGTAAATGGTGCCCGGCAGCTTCGGGTGTGCTTCGGTGGTCTTGGCCGCCACCACCACGTTGGCCCCGTCCTGGGCGGCCCGCAAGCCTATGGCCAGGCCGATGCCGCGGCTCGCGCCGGTGATGAACAGGGTCTTTCCCCGCAGCGACCGTTTGTCTTCCGAGTGGGGCATCGGGGAAGTGTCCCATGGCTGCCGCGGAAATTCACCCGCTCCGCGCGCCCCTTGGGCCCGCTTGGCTTCGCCGCCCGTGTTGACGGCGACACGCCCAGCCGGTAGGTGAAGGCCAGTTCATGCCCATGAACGACTCCCCCCTTCGATTCGTCGCGTGCGCTTTGGCCCGATCGCCCCGCGTCCTGCGGCGCTCCGTGGCATCCAAAGGGCGCGTGGCTCTCTCCGCGTAAAAAGCGACAAACGAACATGAACGACAAGGTCCCTCACATGAAGCGCGCGCTCGGGGCCCTGGCCCTGTCCGTGGTTTTGGTCCCTGCCGTGGCCAAGGCCCAGCCGGCGCCCCAGCCCCTGACGCTCGAGGCCGCCGTCAAGACCGCGCTCGAGCGCGGCCGTCCGGTGGCATCGGCGGGATTCGGGGTGACCGCGGCCGAAAAGCGCCTGGGCGCGGCCAAGGCGCAGCGGCTGCCGAAGCTGCGGGCCGACGCCAACCTTCTTTACTGGGACCGAGCCCTCGAAGCCTCCTTCGGGGGCGGCATGCCCAGCACGCCCGGCATGCCTGCACCAACGATCGTGGTGCGCGACAGACTGACCTCCAGCGTATCGCTCACCCTGGCACAGCCGCTCACCGGCCTGCTCGCGCTGAACCGCAACGTGCAGGTGCAAAACGCGGCGCTCACCGGCGCCCGGTCGACGTGGGTGCAAGCGCGGCTCGATGCGGCCCAGCGTGCCGCCGAATCCTACCTGCGTCTGCTGCAAGCCAAGGCCTTGGCCGCGGTCGCCGCGCAGA belongs to Myxococcales bacterium and includes:
- a CDS encoding DUF1552 domain-containing protein, with protein sequence MPLIRSSKTKLKFSRRAFLAQTGVGAAFVPMLLDERARAQGGRIQRLITIAWPNGVAQPEFYAGNTDPTSRPILAPLAPVKAKVSLIAGLDVQVMMDDRRQWDGHFSYPSLFTGTYRNVGGSTGQSATATGPSLDHVVANSFAKTVNLPEPLMTIVAAGGESTSYRGNDQRNAGESDPKRLFTKLFGDGKASPSQPDAFDLTRARRSRVLDVVNEDLKAFKNRLGAEDKLQIDAHLDSVSTLKKQLEAQAAQPVCETPSLGNPGDYPARVKAFMDLIAMALRCDVTRTVSFTFGANTGSDPTTMPYAGVSGDVHNIAHEGPGGYAKKVKIDTWYVSQIAHLALALEAVKEGSGSLLDNSVIVAASDMCEGSMHDISQGIPVVLIGTAGGKLKGGQVLKVGSWAGKTGTYWKSGATRVPHNHLLTTIGNALGVATDGFGDARYKGRLSGLEA
- a CDS encoding DUF1592 domain-containing protein, whose amino-acid sequence is MKFEPRLRWSPRSISGPRHPGYLVTWACLAATFPAGCSGSISSGVDEGDGATDESPTGGAPLGGGGGGGRANPGAGGDGTPPGTGRGGGASPTPSAEPLQLFRLTRAEYDNTVRDLLGTAQRPGATFASDRDQTFAFARPGVVSTHDTTLFRDAAESLAKEAAGKMASLLPCQPQTGAETSCARTFIETFGRRAFRRPVSPEEAGRFAALYETARATWTLSFHESVAVVIEAVLQSPHFLYHWEEEDVSQAAGELTPLGPYHLASRLSYFLWGSMPDDELLTAAAEGNLATDAGLQTQVKRMLESPKARSQFSGFVADWLDFDLLPTRDKQASIYPAWSAQTLAAVVDETARFAEHAAFDTGGHLTELYGSRKAFLEDRTRPLYGAAQAGSLELDPGQRRGLFTRAAFLALNGASDGSHPVRRGHAVFAKALCGHLPMTPPNVPEARSADTGGTTRERFADHATNPCATTCHGILDPLGFLFEHYDGIGQYRTQDANQPVDATATVNLDGEPQPFESALPFLEALGRSKAGEDCFARQLFRFGLRRNETEADEAALAGVVARFTGDDARIPALMEQIALSKPFRFRKPTP
- a CDS encoding SLC13 family permease, producing the protein MSNGPAAPVPPSSAVRAFFFLSGPVAGLLAAGMAHRAGLSSAAVVTAGVTALCAAWWIFEPLPLAATSLLPFVVFPAAGVLSHEQVAAAYGHTLVLLFLGGFLLSAGMERSGAHERVAMLMVRAVGGGGRRLVLGFMVAAAATSMWISNTATTLMLLPMAAAAAARVGDPGVSRALMLGIAYASSIGGLGTPIGSPPNIVFMAIYNAQSGATFSFVDWMRVGVPVVLVFTPLAWWWLTRHVGPVPVVPPPRPGAWSVGQKRVLGVFVAAAVLWITRTSPAGGWNGWLEVLFAYQGKGELVGDSTVALAGAFVLFLIPDGQGARLLDWPTAERIPWGILLLFGGGIAIAQAFSASGLSAALGGALDGLTRLPPLVMIAGVCLVVTFLTEVTSNTATANVIMPILMAAALAADVKAPLLMVPAALSCSCAFMLPVATPPNAVVFGAGYVTVKDMARAGLVLNLMGVVLISLLSWLLL
- a CDS encoding NAD(P)-dependent oxidoreductase translates to MPHSEDKRSLRGKTLFITGASRGIGLAIGLRAAQDGANVVVAAKTTEAHPKLPGTIYTAAAAIEAAGGHALPVILDVRDEAQIASAVKAAVDTFGGIDILVNNASAISLGRTPETPLKRFDLMHTINVRGTYACTQACLPHLARAENPHVLMMSPPLHLEPRHFGPHVAYSLSKFGMSLCVLGFAEEFRARGIGVNALWPRTTIATAAVRNLLGGDEAIKGSRHPAIVADAAHAIFLREGRTCTGNFFIDEDVLREAGVDDFASYAVDPTADLLPDLFL